The sequence below is a genomic window from Streptosporangium lutulentum.
CCACGAACAAGACCCCGGCGGGCCCGGCAGGTGCGAGCGCACATACGAGCACAAGCACGGGAGCCGATACGGCTGGCGCGGTGGGCGCGGTGGGCGGGACCACGGTGACATCCACCGGTGGATCCGGTGGATCCGGTGGATCCGGTGGATCCGGTGGATCCGGTGGATCCGGTGGATCCGGTGAGTCGGGTGCGGGTAGGGGGTCGGCGCAGGTGCGGCGCTCTCCGGTTGCGCTTGGGCCGTTGGCTCGGCTGGGGGAGGCCCGTCATCTCGGGCTGGTGGTGGCGTTGGTGCTGCTGGCGGTGGTCGGGTTGGTCACCGTCCCGGACACTTTTGCCACCACCTCGAATCTGGTGAGCATTCTGTCGCTGGCCGCGACCATCGGGGTGATCACGGTCGGGGCGACGTTCGTGATCATCGGTGGGGGGATCGACCTGTCGGTCGGGGCGCTGATGGCGTTGGCGTCGGTGTGGGCCACCACGCTGGCCACCCAGGCGTACGGGCCGGCGGTGATGATCGTGTGTGCGGTGGCGGTGGGCACCGGGGCCGGGCTGGTCAACGGGTTCTTGATCGCTTATGGGCGGATGGTGCCGTTCATCGCGACGCTGGCGATGCTGGTGGCCGCGCGTGGGTTGGCGCAGCGGATGTCGGATCGGCGCACCCAGCTGGTGCAGCAGGGCAATGAGCTGATTGTGGATTTGTCGACCAGCCGGGTGTTCGGGGTGCCGGTGCTGGTTTACATTTTCGCGGTGGTGGTCGCGGTGGGCTGGGTGGTGCTCAATCGGACCACGTTCGGCCGGCGCACGTATGCGGTGGGGGGTAATCCGGAGGCGGCGCGGTTGGCGGGGATCGATGTGCGCCGGCACACCATGTTGTTGTATGCGCTGTCGGGGTTGTGTTGTGGGATCGCGGCTGTGTTGATCATGGCGCGGACCACGACGGGGTCGTCGACGCATGGGGATTTGTATGAGTTGGACGCGATCGCGGCGGTGATTATCGGCGGGACGTTGCTGACCGGGGGCCGGGGGTCGATCATCGGGTCGATCCTGGGTCTGTTGATCTTCACGGTGATCACGAATTTGTTCATTCTGAACGGGTTGAACACCAGTGATCAGTTGATCGCGAAGGGTTTGATCATTGTGGTGGCGGTGCTGCTGCAGCGGCGCAGCCTGGAATCACGAACCTAGACGCGCACTCAGGCGCGGCTCATCTCTCGAACGCAGGACCCGCCTCGCGGACCGGTCAGGG
It includes:
- a CDS encoding ABC transporter permease, giving the protein MLLAVVGLVTVPDTFATTSNLVSILSLAATIGVITVGATFVIIGGGIDLSVGALMALASVWATTLATQAYGPAVMIVCAVAVGTGAGLVNGFLIAYGRMVPFIATLAMLVAARGLAQRMSDRRTQLVQQGNELIVDLSTSRVFGVPVLVYIFAVVVAVGWVVLNRTTFGRRTYAVGGNPEAARLAGIDVRRHTMLLYALSGLCCGIAAVLIMARTTTGSSTHGDLYELDAIAAVIIGGTLLTGGRGSIIGSILGLLIFTVITNLFILNGLNTSDQLIAKGLIIVVAVLLQRRSLESRT